One Halichoerus grypus chromosome 1, mHalGry1.hap1.1, whole genome shotgun sequence genomic region harbors:
- the SETD4 gene encoding SET domain-containing protein 4 isoform X2 — translation MKKGRGRTSRVRRRKLFRSSVSGVNESYKPEFIELKKWLKDRKFEDTNLIPACFPGTGRGLMSKTSLREGQMIISLPESCLLTTDTVIRSYLGAYIAKWQPPPSPLLALCTFLVSEKHAGDQSLWKPYLEILPKAYTCPVCLEPEVVNLFPKPLKAKAEEQRARVQEFFSSSRDFVSSLQPLFSEAVESIFSYSALLWAWCTVNTRAVYVEHRQRQCLSAEPNTYALAPYLDLLNHSPHVQVKAAFNEETHCYEIRTASSCRKHEQVFICYGPHDNQRLLLEYGFISIQNPHACVCVSEDILVKYLPSTDKQMNKKISILKDHDFIDTCWKKILLGEIISDTNEKRSLVIAQKICQYFIEETNAMLRKVSHMKDEEVALINQLTLVETLWTEELKILQASAEILNCLQTPFR, via the exons atgaagaagggaagaggaagaacaaGCCGGGTCAGAAGACGGAAACTCTTCAGAAGTTCTGTATCAGGAG TGAATGAGAGCTATAAGCCTGAATTTATAGAGCTTAAGAAGTGGCTGAAAGACAGGAAGTTTGAAGATACAAACTTAATACCTGCTTGTTTTCCAG GTACAGGAAGAGGGCTGATGAGCAAAACATCCCTGCGG GAGGGACAGATGATTATTTCGTTGCCTGAGAGTTGCCTGCTCACCACGGACACAGTGATTAGAAGCTACTTAGGGGCGTACATTGCTAA gtggcaGCCTCCTCCATCTCCTCTGCTGGCTCTGTGCACCTTTTTAGTTTCAGAAAAGCATGCTGGGGACCAGTCTCTCTGGAAGCCTTACCTGGAGATTTTACCGAAGGCCTACACCTGCCCTGTATGTTTGGAGCCAGAAGTGGTGAACCTGTTTCCCAAACCTTTGAAGGCAAAGGCTGAAGAGCAGAGAGCCCGCGTGCAGgagttcttttcttcctccagagACTTTGTCTCTTCCCTGCAGCCTCTGTTTTCTGAGGCTGTTGAGAGCATCTTTAGCTACAGTGCCCTCCTGTGGGCTTGGTGCACGGTCAACACCAGGGCTGTGTACGTGGAGCACAGGCAGAGGCAATGCTTGTCCGCAGAGCCGAACACCTACGCGCTCGCCCCGTACCTGGATCTGCTCAATCATAGCCCACATGTCCAG GTAAAAGCAGCATTTAATGAGGAAACTCACTGTTATGAAATTAGAACGGCTTCAAGCTGCAGGAAACATGAACAGGTGTTCATCTGCTATGGGCCTCACGATAACCAGCGGCTGCTCCTGGAATATGGATTCATTTCCATCCAGAATCCTCACGCTTGTGTTTGTGTCTCAGAAG atatacttgTTAAATACCttccatcaacagataaacagATGAACAAGAAGATTTCCATTTTGAAGGATCATGATTTTATAGA TACATGctggaaaaaaatacttcttgGGGAAATCATTTCAGATACAAATGAGAAGAGAAGTTTGGTCATAGCCCAGAAAATATGCCAGTATTTCATAGAGGAGACCAATGCTATGCTGCGAAAG gTTTCTCATATGAAAGATGAAGAAGTGGCTTTGATAAACCAACTAACTTTGGTAGAAACATTGTGGACAGAAGAGCTAAAGATTCTGCAGGCCTCTGCTGAGATTCTAAACTGTTTGCAAACACCTTTTAGGTAA
- the SETD4 gene encoding SET domain-containing protein 4 isoform X1, which translates to MKKGRGRTSRVRRRKLFRSSVSGVNESYKPEFIELKKWLKDRKFEDTNLIPACFPGTGRGLMSKTSLREGQMIISLPESCLLTTDTVIRSYLGAYIAKWQPPPSPLLALCTFLVSEKHAGDQSLWKPYLEILPKAYTCPVCLEPEVVNLFPKPLKAKAEEQRARVQEFFSSSRDFVSSLQPLFSEAVESIFSYSALLWAWCTVNTRAVYVEHRQRQCLSAEPNTYALAPYLDLLNHSPHVQVKAAFNEETHCYEIRTASSCRKHEQVFICYGPHDNQRLLLEYGFISIQNPHACVCVSEDILVKYLPSTDKQMNKKISILKDHDFIENLTFGWDGPSWRLLTALKLLCLEAKEFTCWKKILLGEIISDTNEKRSLVIAQKICQYFIEETNAMLRKVSHMKDEEVALINQLTLVETLWTEELKILQASAEILNCLQTPFR; encoded by the exons atgaagaagggaagaggaagaacaaGCCGGGTCAGAAGACGGAAACTCTTCAGAAGTTCTGTATCAGGAG TGAATGAGAGCTATAAGCCTGAATTTATAGAGCTTAAGAAGTGGCTGAAAGACAGGAAGTTTGAAGATACAAACTTAATACCTGCTTGTTTTCCAG GTACAGGAAGAGGGCTGATGAGCAAAACATCCCTGCGG GAGGGACAGATGATTATTTCGTTGCCTGAGAGTTGCCTGCTCACCACGGACACAGTGATTAGAAGCTACTTAGGGGCGTACATTGCTAA gtggcaGCCTCCTCCATCTCCTCTGCTGGCTCTGTGCACCTTTTTAGTTTCAGAAAAGCATGCTGGGGACCAGTCTCTCTGGAAGCCTTACCTGGAGATTTTACCGAAGGCCTACACCTGCCCTGTATGTTTGGAGCCAGAAGTGGTGAACCTGTTTCCCAAACCTTTGAAGGCAAAGGCTGAAGAGCAGAGAGCCCGCGTGCAGgagttcttttcttcctccagagACTTTGTCTCTTCCCTGCAGCCTCTGTTTTCTGAGGCTGTTGAGAGCATCTTTAGCTACAGTGCCCTCCTGTGGGCTTGGTGCACGGTCAACACCAGGGCTGTGTACGTGGAGCACAGGCAGAGGCAATGCTTGTCCGCAGAGCCGAACACCTACGCGCTCGCCCCGTACCTGGATCTGCTCAATCATAGCCCACATGTCCAG GTAAAAGCAGCATTTAATGAGGAAACTCACTGTTATGAAATTAGAACGGCTTCAAGCTGCAGGAAACATGAACAGGTGTTCATCTGCTATGGGCCTCACGATAACCAGCGGCTGCTCCTGGAATATGGATTCATTTCCATCCAGAATCCTCACGCTTGTGTTTGTGTCTCAGAAG atatacttgTTAAATACCttccatcaacagataaacagATGAACAAGAAGATTTCCATTTTGAAGGATCATGATTTTATAGA AAATTTGACATTTGGATGGGATGGACCATCTTGGAGGTTACTCACAGCTCTTAAGTTGTTATGTCTGGAAGCCAAAGAATT TACATGctggaaaaaaatacttcttgGGGAAATCATTTCAGATACAAATGAGAAGAGAAGTTTGGTCATAGCCCAGAAAATATGCCAGTATTTCATAGAGGAGACCAATGCTATGCTGCGAAAG gTTTCTCATATGAAAGATGAAGAAGTGGCTTTGATAAACCAACTAACTTTGGTAGAAACATTGTGGACAGAAGAGCTAAAGATTCTGCAGGCCTCTGCTGAGATTCTAAACTGTTTGCAAACACCTTTTAGGTAA
- the SETD4 gene encoding SET domain-containing protein 4 isoform X3, whose product MKKGRGRTSRVRRRKLFRSSVSGVNESYKPEFIELKKWLKDRKFEDTNLIPACFPGTGRGLMSKTSLREGQMIISLPESCLLTTDTVIRSYLGAYIAKWQPPPSPLLALCTFLVSEKHAGDQSLWKPYLEILPKAYTCPVCLEPEVVNLFPKPLKAKAEEQRARVQEFFSSSRDFVSSLQPLFSEAVESIFSYSALLWAWCTVNTRAVYVEHRQRQCLSAEPNTYALAPYLDLLNHSPHVQVKAAFNEETHCYEIRTASSCRKHEQVFICYGPHDNQRLLLEYGFISIQNPHACVCVSEDILVKYLPSTDKQMNKKISILKDHDFIENLTFGWDGPSWRLLTALKLLCLEAKELYK is encoded by the exons atgaagaagggaagaggaagaacaaGCCGGGTCAGAAGACGGAAACTCTTCAGAAGTTCTGTATCAGGAG TGAATGAGAGCTATAAGCCTGAATTTATAGAGCTTAAGAAGTGGCTGAAAGACAGGAAGTTTGAAGATACAAACTTAATACCTGCTTGTTTTCCAG GTACAGGAAGAGGGCTGATGAGCAAAACATCCCTGCGG GAGGGACAGATGATTATTTCGTTGCCTGAGAGTTGCCTGCTCACCACGGACACAGTGATTAGAAGCTACTTAGGGGCGTACATTGCTAA gtggcaGCCTCCTCCATCTCCTCTGCTGGCTCTGTGCACCTTTTTAGTTTCAGAAAAGCATGCTGGGGACCAGTCTCTCTGGAAGCCTTACCTGGAGATTTTACCGAAGGCCTACACCTGCCCTGTATGTTTGGAGCCAGAAGTGGTGAACCTGTTTCCCAAACCTTTGAAGGCAAAGGCTGAAGAGCAGAGAGCCCGCGTGCAGgagttcttttcttcctccagagACTTTGTCTCTTCCCTGCAGCCTCTGTTTTCTGAGGCTGTTGAGAGCATCTTTAGCTACAGTGCCCTCCTGTGGGCTTGGTGCACGGTCAACACCAGGGCTGTGTACGTGGAGCACAGGCAGAGGCAATGCTTGTCCGCAGAGCCGAACACCTACGCGCTCGCCCCGTACCTGGATCTGCTCAATCATAGCCCACATGTCCAG GTAAAAGCAGCATTTAATGAGGAAACTCACTGTTATGAAATTAGAACGGCTTCAAGCTGCAGGAAACATGAACAGGTGTTCATCTGCTATGGGCCTCACGATAACCAGCGGCTGCTCCTGGAATATGGATTCATTTCCATCCAGAATCCTCACGCTTGTGTTTGTGTCTCAGAAG atatacttgTTAAATACCttccatcaacagataaacagATGAACAAGAAGATTTCCATTTTGAAGGATCATGATTTTATAGA AAATTTGACATTTGGATGGGATGGACCATCTTGGAGGTTACTCACAGCTCTTAAGTTGTTATGTCTGGAAGCCAAAGAATT ATACAAATGA
- the SETD4 gene encoding SET domain-containing protein 4 isoform X4, whose protein sequence is MKKGRGRTSRVRRRKLFRSSVSGVNESYKPEFIELKKWLKDRKFEDTNLIPACFPGTGRGLMSKTSLREGQMIISLPESCLLTTDTVIRSYLGAYIAKWQPPPSPLLALCTFLVSEKHAGDQSLWKPYLEILPKAYTCPVCLEPEVVNLFPKPLKAKAEEQRARVQEFFSSSRDFVSSLQPLFSEAVESIFSYSALLWAWCTVNTRAVYVEHRQRQCLSAEPNTYALAPYLDLLNHSPHVQVKAAFNEETHCYEIRTASSCRKHEQVFICYGPHDNQRLLLEYGFISIQNPHACVCVSEDILVKYLPSTDKQMNKKISILKDHDFIEYK, encoded by the exons atgaagaagggaagaggaagaacaaGCCGGGTCAGAAGACGGAAACTCTTCAGAAGTTCTGTATCAGGAG TGAATGAGAGCTATAAGCCTGAATTTATAGAGCTTAAGAAGTGGCTGAAAGACAGGAAGTTTGAAGATACAAACTTAATACCTGCTTGTTTTCCAG GTACAGGAAGAGGGCTGATGAGCAAAACATCCCTGCGG GAGGGACAGATGATTATTTCGTTGCCTGAGAGTTGCCTGCTCACCACGGACACAGTGATTAGAAGCTACTTAGGGGCGTACATTGCTAA gtggcaGCCTCCTCCATCTCCTCTGCTGGCTCTGTGCACCTTTTTAGTTTCAGAAAAGCATGCTGGGGACCAGTCTCTCTGGAAGCCTTACCTGGAGATTTTACCGAAGGCCTACACCTGCCCTGTATGTTTGGAGCCAGAAGTGGTGAACCTGTTTCCCAAACCTTTGAAGGCAAAGGCTGAAGAGCAGAGAGCCCGCGTGCAGgagttcttttcttcctccagagACTTTGTCTCTTCCCTGCAGCCTCTGTTTTCTGAGGCTGTTGAGAGCATCTTTAGCTACAGTGCCCTCCTGTGGGCTTGGTGCACGGTCAACACCAGGGCTGTGTACGTGGAGCACAGGCAGAGGCAATGCTTGTCCGCAGAGCCGAACACCTACGCGCTCGCCCCGTACCTGGATCTGCTCAATCATAGCCCACATGTCCAG GTAAAAGCAGCATTTAATGAGGAAACTCACTGTTATGAAATTAGAACGGCTTCAAGCTGCAGGAAACATGAACAGGTGTTCATCTGCTATGGGCCTCACGATAACCAGCGGCTGCTCCTGGAATATGGATTCATTTCCATCCAGAATCCTCACGCTTGTGTTTGTGTCTCAGAAG atatacttgTTAAATACCttccatcaacagataaacagATGAACAAGAAGATTTCCATTTTGAAGGATCATGATTTTATAGA ATACAAATGA